The following proteins are co-located in the Malus sylvestris chromosome 13, drMalSylv7.2, whole genome shotgun sequence genome:
- the LOC126596923 gene encoding AP2-like ethylene-responsive transcription factor AIL5 isoform X2 — MDSSPQNWLLGFSLSNHSHHHHPSPDLSLFEAFTSNSPTHSAATVAGHHHQGASPTSATDLSIFSSGINGPKLEDFLGGCTPAANTVTPTSLPQFATADHHHQITPLALSQNEIYDSELKTIAASFLRGFSTTATTTTTAATLQTTKLQNHHPLASSDPTPKKPADTFGQRTSIYRGVTRHRWTGRYEAHLWDNSCRREGQSRKGRQGGYDKEEKAARAYDLAALKYWGPTTTTNFPVINYEKELSEMKNMTRQEFVASLRRKSSGFSRGASIYRGVTRHHQHGRWQARIGRVAGNKDLYLGTFSTQEEAAEAYDIAAIKFRGLNAVTNFDMSRYDVKSIASSNLPIGGMSGKSKNSSDSDSKSIEGNRSADDRDLSSASSVTFASQQPSSSTLSFAIPLKQDPSSDYWSNIFGYNPSQNNTKNPTTVSVAPSSSLFQSRAMGSYGNNSSPIPFNMDFSSTFSTSASETNNGYFGNFNIDGQQHQEQLQHHQHEQSTITGTGSIPFATPIASNSNNGYETSSGYGSWIAPSIHTFQTHAKTNLFQTPIFGME, encoded by the exons atgGATTCTTCTCCTCAGAACTGGCTCCTCGGCTTCTCTCTTTCCAACCACTCTCATCATCATCACCCTTCTCCCGATCTCTCCCTCTTCGAGGCCTTCACCTCCAATTCACCCACCCACTCTGCAG CTACCGTCGCCGGTCATCATCATCAAGGTGCAAGTCCAACTTCAGCAACCGACCTCTCCATCTTCAGTTCCGGAATTAACGGACCAAAGCTCGAGGATTTTCTCGGAGGTTGCACCCCCGCAGCCAACACCGTCACCCCGACCTCACTCCCTCAGTTTGCTACTGccgatcatcatcatcaaatcacTCCTCTCGCTTTGTCCCAAAACGAGATTTACGACTCCGAACTCAAAACCATAGCCGCTAGTTTCCTCCGTGGTTTCTCCACCACcgctaccaccaccaccaccgctgCTACTTTACAAACGACCAAACTACAGAACCACCACCCTCTAGCCTCTTCCGATCCCACCCCCAAAAAACCCGCCGATACCTTCGGCCAACGCACATCCATTTACCGCGGAGTCACACG GCATAGGTGGACCGGAAGATATGAAGCGCATCTGTGGGATAACAGTTGCAGAAGAGAAGGACAAAGTAGGAAGGGCAGACAAg GTGGATATGATAAAGAAGAAAAGGCAGCAAGAGCCTACGATCTGGCAGCTCTCAAGTACTGGGGTCCGACCACCACTACAAACTTTCCG GTTATTAACTACGAGAAAGAATTGTCGGAGATGAAGAACATGACTAGGCAAGAATTTGTTGCTTCTCTTCGGAG GAAAAGTAGTGGATTTTCTAGAGGAGCTTCTATTTACAGAGGGGTCACAAG GCATCATCAACATGGTAGATGGCAGGCAAGAATAGGAAGGGTTGCAGGCAACAAAGATCTCTACCTTGGCACTTTCA GCACCCAAGAAGAAGCTGCTGAGGCCTATGACATTGCGGCAATCAAGTTCCGAGGCCTAAATGCTGTGACCAACTTCGACATGAGCCGCTACGATGTGAAGAGCATTGCCAGCAGCAACCTTCCCATAGGAGGAATGTCCGGAAAATCCAAAAACTCATCAGACTCCGACAGTAAGAGCATCGAAGGTAACCGTTCAGCGGATGATCGAGATCTCTCCTCTGCATCCTCCGTGACCTTTGCATCTCAACAACCTAGTTCCTCCACACTAAGCTTTGCAATCCCCCTCAAACAAGACCCATCATCAGATTACTGGTCCAACATTTTCGGATATAACCCTTCTCAAAACAATACCAAGAACCCTACTACTGTTTCAGTTGcaccatcatcatcattgtTCCAGTCACGTGCCATGGGGTCTTATGGTAACAATTCCTCACCAATACCATTCAACATGGACTTCTCTTCAACTTTTAGCACTTCTGCTTCTGAAACCAACAATGGGTACTTTGGTAACTTCAATATAGATGGTCAGCAACACCAAGAACAGTTGCAACACCACCAACATGAACAAAGTACTATTACTGGTACTGGTTCAATCCCATTTGCTACACCCATTGCTTCAAATAGCAACAATGGTTATGAAACTTCTTCTGGTTATGGAAGTTGGATTGCGCCAAGTATTCACACATTTCAGACTCATGCAAAGACCAATCTCTTTCAGACACCAATTTTTGGGATGGAATAA
- the LOC126596923 gene encoding AP2-like ethylene-responsive transcription factor AIL5 isoform X1, which produces MDSSPQNWLLGFSLSNHSHHHHPSPDLSLFEAFTSNSPTHSAATVAGHHHQGASPTSATDLSIFSSGINGPKLEDFLGGCTPAANTVTPTSLPQFATADHHHQITPLALSQNEIYDSELKTIAASFLRGFSTTATTTTTAATLQTTKLQNHHPLASSDPTPKKPADTFGQRTSIYRGVTRHRWTGRYEAHLWDNSCRREGQSRKGRQVYLGGYDKEEKAARAYDLAALKYWGPTTTTNFPVINYEKELSEMKNMTRQEFVASLRRKSSGFSRGASIYRGVTRHHQHGRWQARIGRVAGNKDLYLGTFSTQEEAAEAYDIAAIKFRGLNAVTNFDMSRYDVKSIASSNLPIGGMSGKSKNSSDSDSKSIEGNRSADDRDLSSASSVTFASQQPSSSTLSFAIPLKQDPSSDYWSNIFGYNPSQNNTKNPTTVSVAPSSSLFQSRAMGSYGNNSSPIPFNMDFSSTFSTSASETNNGYFGNFNIDGQQHQEQLQHHQHEQSTITGTGSIPFATPIASNSNNGYETSSGYGSWIAPSIHTFQTHAKTNLFQTPIFGME; this is translated from the exons atgGATTCTTCTCCTCAGAACTGGCTCCTCGGCTTCTCTCTTTCCAACCACTCTCATCATCATCACCCTTCTCCCGATCTCTCCCTCTTCGAGGCCTTCACCTCCAATTCACCCACCCACTCTGCAG CTACCGTCGCCGGTCATCATCATCAAGGTGCAAGTCCAACTTCAGCAACCGACCTCTCCATCTTCAGTTCCGGAATTAACGGACCAAAGCTCGAGGATTTTCTCGGAGGTTGCACCCCCGCAGCCAACACCGTCACCCCGACCTCACTCCCTCAGTTTGCTACTGccgatcatcatcatcaaatcacTCCTCTCGCTTTGTCCCAAAACGAGATTTACGACTCCGAACTCAAAACCATAGCCGCTAGTTTCCTCCGTGGTTTCTCCACCACcgctaccaccaccaccaccgctgCTACTTTACAAACGACCAAACTACAGAACCACCACCCTCTAGCCTCTTCCGATCCCACCCCCAAAAAACCCGCCGATACCTTCGGCCAACGCACATCCATTTACCGCGGAGTCACACG GCATAGGTGGACCGGAAGATATGAAGCGCATCTGTGGGATAACAGTTGCAGAAGAGAAGGACAAAGTAGGAAGGGCAGACAAg TTTATTTGG GTGGATATGATAAAGAAGAAAAGGCAGCAAGAGCCTACGATCTGGCAGCTCTCAAGTACTGGGGTCCGACCACCACTACAAACTTTCCG GTTATTAACTACGAGAAAGAATTGTCGGAGATGAAGAACATGACTAGGCAAGAATTTGTTGCTTCTCTTCGGAG GAAAAGTAGTGGATTTTCTAGAGGAGCTTCTATTTACAGAGGGGTCACAAG GCATCATCAACATGGTAGATGGCAGGCAAGAATAGGAAGGGTTGCAGGCAACAAAGATCTCTACCTTGGCACTTTCA GCACCCAAGAAGAAGCTGCTGAGGCCTATGACATTGCGGCAATCAAGTTCCGAGGCCTAAATGCTGTGACCAACTTCGACATGAGCCGCTACGATGTGAAGAGCATTGCCAGCAGCAACCTTCCCATAGGAGGAATGTCCGGAAAATCCAAAAACTCATCAGACTCCGACAGTAAGAGCATCGAAGGTAACCGTTCAGCGGATGATCGAGATCTCTCCTCTGCATCCTCCGTGACCTTTGCATCTCAACAACCTAGTTCCTCCACACTAAGCTTTGCAATCCCCCTCAAACAAGACCCATCATCAGATTACTGGTCCAACATTTTCGGATATAACCCTTCTCAAAACAATACCAAGAACCCTACTACTGTTTCAGTTGcaccatcatcatcattgtTCCAGTCACGTGCCATGGGGTCTTATGGTAACAATTCCTCACCAATACCATTCAACATGGACTTCTCTTCAACTTTTAGCACTTCTGCTTCTGAAACCAACAATGGGTACTTTGGTAACTTCAATATAGATGGTCAGCAACACCAAGAACAGTTGCAACACCACCAACATGAACAAAGTACTATTACTGGTACTGGTTCAATCCCATTTGCTACACCCATTGCTTCAAATAGCAACAATGGTTATGAAACTTCTTCTGGTTATGGAAGTTGGATTGCGCCAAGTATTCACACATTTCAGACTCATGCAAAGACCAATCTCTTTCAGACACCAATTTTTGGGATGGAATAA